One Nicotiana sylvestris chromosome 12, ASM39365v2, whole genome shotgun sequence genomic window carries:
- the LOC104228419 gene encoding putative serine/threonine-protein kinase isoform X2, which yields MKFPFPFTSCFSSSSGTMDANQIIPYGGQRAQKFSVFTYKELKAATHGFRVSSRIGEGGFGSVYKGRLEDGSIVAVKVLSIELETLRGEREFISEIAALSDIRHENLVILRGYCVDGTNRFLVYDYMENNSLTQSFLGEEQNRSKFTWELRREISKGIAKGLSYLHEEVNPHIVHRDIKASNILLDQNFTPKIADFGLSRLFPEKTSHITTRVAGTLGYLSPEYAISGHLTRKSDVYSFGVLLLEIVSGCPVIAFDIERGEHFLVNKAWEMYNSGKLLELVDPVLNGEFCGDEAVRFLKIGLLCVQEIASLRPKMSAVIKMLSSSNYMELEDIKITQPGILADLKDVKIGQKQSSNSFFSNAVAIARKCWYKVYISNTKTWPTVFEKI from the exons ATGAAGTTTCCTTTTCCATTTACCAGTTGTTTTAGTTCCTCATCTGGTACAATGGATGCCAACCAAATTATCCCATATG GTGGACAAAGAGCTCAGAAGTTTTCAGTGTTCACTTACAAAGAATTGAAGGCTGCAACTCATGGATTCAGAGTTTCAAGTAGAATTGGAGAGGGAGGATTTGGTTCTGTTTACAAG gGTCGGCTTGAAGATGGAAGCATTGTGGCTGTAAAGGTTCTATCAATTGAATTAGAAACATTGCGAGGTGAAAGAGAATTTATTTCAGAAATAGCTGcattgtctgatatcagacatgAAAATCTTGTCATTCTCAGAGGATATTGTGTGGATGGAACCAACAGATTCTTAGTCTATGATTACATGGAAAACAATAGTCTAACACAATCTTTTCTAG GGGAAGAGCAAAACAGAAGTAAATTCACATGGGAACTAAGAAGAGAAATTTCAAAAGGAATAGCAAAGGGACTTTCATATCTTCACGAAGAAGTGAATCCTCACATTGTACATAGAGATATTAAGGCCAGCAATATACTTCTTGATCAGAATTTTACACCAAAAATTGCTGATTTTGGTTTATCTAGGCTATTCCCAGAAAAAACTTCCCACATTACTACCCGAGTTGCCGGAACATT AGGCTATCTTTCTCCAGAATACGCCATTAGTGGACATTTAACTCGGAAATCAGATGTTTATAGCTTTGGAGTCTTATTGCTAGAAATAGTCAGCGGTTGCCCTGTAATTGCTTTTGACATTGAGAGAGGAGAACATTTCCTAGTTAACAAG GCATGGGAAATGTACAATAGTGGCAAATTATTAGAGCTAGTAGACCCTGTGTTAAATGGAGAATTTTGTGGCGATGAAGCTGTCCGATTCTTGAAGATTGGCCTGCTCTGTGTGCAAGAAATCGCCAGTCTCCGCCCCAAAATGTCTGCAGTCATAAAGATGTTGAGCAGTTCCAATTATATGGAATTAGAGGACATAAAGATTACTCAGCCTGGAATTCTTGCTGATCTGAAAGATGTTAAGATAGGTCAAAAGCAATCTTCTAACAGCTTTTTCTCCAATGCTGTAGCTATAGCTAGAAAGTGTTGGTACAAAGTGTATATTTCAAACACAAAAACTTGGCCTACTGTTTTTGAGAAGATATAA
- the LOC104228419 gene encoding putative serine/threonine-protein kinase isoform X1 → MKFPFPFTSCFSSSSGTMDANQIIPYGGQRAQKFSVFTYKELKAATHGFRVSSRIGEGGFGSVYKGRLEDGSIVAVKVLSIELETLRGEREFISEIAALSDIRHENLVILRGYCVDGTNRFLVYDYMENNSLTQSFLAGEEQNRSKFTWELRREISKGIAKGLSYLHEEVNPHIVHRDIKASNILLDQNFTPKIADFGLSRLFPEKTSHITTRVAGTLGYLSPEYAISGHLTRKSDVYSFGVLLLEIVSGCPVIAFDIERGEHFLVNKAWEMYNSGKLLELVDPVLNGEFCGDEAVRFLKIGLLCVQEIASLRPKMSAVIKMLSSSNYMELEDIKITQPGILADLKDVKIGQKQSSNSFFSNAVAIARKCWYKVYISNTKTWPTVFEKI, encoded by the exons ATGAAGTTTCCTTTTCCATTTACCAGTTGTTTTAGTTCCTCATCTGGTACAATGGATGCCAACCAAATTATCCCATATG GTGGACAAAGAGCTCAGAAGTTTTCAGTGTTCACTTACAAAGAATTGAAGGCTGCAACTCATGGATTCAGAGTTTCAAGTAGAATTGGAGAGGGAGGATTTGGTTCTGTTTACAAG gGTCGGCTTGAAGATGGAAGCATTGTGGCTGTAAAGGTTCTATCAATTGAATTAGAAACATTGCGAGGTGAAAGAGAATTTATTTCAGAAATAGCTGcattgtctgatatcagacatgAAAATCTTGTCATTCTCAGAGGATATTGTGTGGATGGAACCAACAGATTCTTAGTCTATGATTACATGGAAAACAATAGTCTAACACAATCTTTTCTAG CAGGGGAAGAGCAAAACAGAAGTAAATTCACATGGGAACTAAGAAGAGAAATTTCAAAAGGAATAGCAAAGGGACTTTCATATCTTCACGAAGAAGTGAATCCTCACATTGTACATAGAGATATTAAGGCCAGCAATATACTTCTTGATCAGAATTTTACACCAAAAATTGCTGATTTTGGTTTATCTAGGCTATTCCCAGAAAAAACTTCCCACATTACTACCCGAGTTGCCGGAACATT AGGCTATCTTTCTCCAGAATACGCCATTAGTGGACATTTAACTCGGAAATCAGATGTTTATAGCTTTGGAGTCTTATTGCTAGAAATAGTCAGCGGTTGCCCTGTAATTGCTTTTGACATTGAGAGAGGAGAACATTTCCTAGTTAACAAG GCATGGGAAATGTACAATAGTGGCAAATTATTAGAGCTAGTAGACCCTGTGTTAAATGGAGAATTTTGTGGCGATGAAGCTGTCCGATTCTTGAAGATTGGCCTGCTCTGTGTGCAAGAAATCGCCAGTCTCCGCCCCAAAATGTCTGCAGTCATAAAGATGTTGAGCAGTTCCAATTATATGGAATTAGAGGACATAAAGATTACTCAGCCTGGAATTCTTGCTGATCTGAAAGATGTTAAGATAGGTCAAAAGCAATCTTCTAACAGCTTTTTCTCCAATGCTGTAGCTATAGCTAGAAAGTGTTGGTACAAAGTGTATATTTCAAACACAAAAACTTGGCCTACTGTTTTTGAGAAGATATAA